The proteins below come from a single Pichia kudriavzevii chromosome 2, complete sequence genomic window:
- a CDS encoding uncharacterized protein (PKUD0B01700; similar to Saccharomyces cerevisiae YJR003C; ancestral locus Anc_5.224), with translation MLSGRSRAFVFRSTLTRNTRYFSVTRSTYIDVKSHNSLNDTLNCLRENADTDPDLKSGQTYHDIINHHASRVEKLPKEEVIEKEYDDLYMLSLTLLKLLENTPEVSQEYKKEILNNLIEKFSQYNYAVSTLALRKLLEDKRNLSLESINQLITHNPGRVDSSWSLYHKLKPEEPHDMIAISALKKLLYGDSVEIKENLHKVDIKKLIQILQIYETVGDKSLIDDKTYLCLMDNLIKLSCTAIVTSMYIPPAIIETLINEDDGTPLNNIDYLYLYEASINNGVSLSGNALLKTLMPISKLQLTPIVDSENLKLVKSELGVEIKDLAPLSEIVEEIREQILELGLDDTPEMMNNLIKSAGFYSNDLKAAIKYFQNYQTKVPDGTVAQNNLKSIISLVCTYDCIVKEDKKMINVAEVLVPQTPLPAANNLAALMLFHGWFNNSDKAIDIHNKAINLFLKPHEGNEYNRGVLTQSLVLVCLLDKDVELARLIKQRGSENNTLDESFEIRLSNLMKEYGDIIEESKSDDEFRKEMKRIFLRTIREWSP, from the coding sequence ATGCTTTCAGGTAGATCTCGTGCATTTGTTTTCAGGTCCACCCTGACAAGAAATACGAGATACTTTTCAGTCACCAGATCCACTTATATTGATGTAAAAAGTCACAATTCCTTAAACGATACATTGAACTGCCTAAGGGAAAACGCAGACACTGATCCTGATTTGAAGAGTGGCCAAACCTATCATGATATTATCAATCATCATGCTTCAAGAGTCGAGAAACTACCTAAAGAggaagttattgaaaaggagTATGATGATTTGTACATGCTATCTTTGACCCTTTTAAAGTTACTTGAGAATACTCCAGAAGTTTCTCAGGAATACAAGAAGGAAATTCTAAACAATctaattgagaaattctCTCAATACAATTACGCTGTGTCTACCCTTGCACTTAGAAAATTACTTGAAGACAAAAGGAATCTTTCATTAGAGTCAATCAACCAATTGATTACCCACAATCCAGGCAGGGTTGATTCAAGTTGGTCACTTTACCATAAGTTAAAGCCTGAAGAACCACATGACATGATCGCAATATCTGCCTTGAAAAAGCTTTTGTACGGTGATTCtgttgaaatcaaggaaaaccTACATAAGGTTGATATTAAAAAACTAATACAGATACTACAAATCTATGAAACTGTTGGCGACAAATCACTGATTGATGATAAGACATACTTGTGCTTGATGGATAACTTGATTAAATTGAGCTGTACAGCAATAGTAACTTCAATGTATATTCCACCAGCAATTATCGAAACCTTGATAAACGAAGATGACGGTACTCCACTAAATAATATTGATTACCTTTATTTATATGAAGCATCAATAAATAATGGCGTATCACTCTCAGGAAATGCgctattgaaaactttgatgCCAATTTCGAAACTGCAGCTTACGCCAATTGTTGATTCAGAGAACTTGAAACTCGTAAAGAGTGAATTGGGTGTAGAAATCAAAGACCTTGCACCTTTGTCTGAAATTGTTGAGGAAATTAGAGAACAGATTTTAGAGTTGGGCTTGGATGATACTCCGGAAATGATGAATAACCTCATAAAATCGGCTGGTTTCTACTccaatgatttgaaagCCGCAATTAAatactttcaaaattatcaaaCCAAGGTACCAGATGGCACAGTTGCCCAGaacaatttgaaatcaattatTTCTTTGGTATGTACTTATGATTGTATTGTAAAGGAAGATAAAAAGATGATCAATGTGGCTGAGGTACTCGTTCCACAGACTCCATTACCCGCAGCAAACAACCTGGCGGCTTTGATGTTGTTTCACGGATGGTTTAATAATTCGGACAAGGCTATAGATATCCATAATAAGGCAATCAACTTGTTTCTTAAGCCTCACGAGGGTAATGAGTACAACAGGGGAGTGCTAACCCAGTCGTTGGTTCTGGTATGCCTCCTTGATAAGGATGTTGAACTAGCGAGATTGATCAAACAAAGGGGTTCAGAAAACAATACACTAGATGAATCTTTTGAGATTAGACTTTCAAATCTAATGAAAGAATATGGAGATATAATTGAGGAATCTAAGTCTGATGACGAAttcagaaaagaaatgaaaaggaTCTTTTTGAGAACCATTAGAGAATGGTCTCCATAA